One genomic window of Pseudomonadota bacterium includes the following:
- a CDS encoding adenine deaminase translates to MPAIKSLRQPLFRATEASKTTASRPIRNPFPRPQKPETSRRLQLLLKPVSLSSFSAMPNRTTIRKLIATALGREAADLAIINARLVNVFTAEVIPETTITVREGKIAGIGPAPAGAITEQTQVIDAGHDFVLPGYIETHTHIANVFRLHDFCAAVLPRGTTTVISECTELGNSLGQQGLQWLFAEAERLPLDFRFTAPCFSPPYPQFESCFPISPAQYEELFQHPRLAGVGEAYWPEILAADDETLELLALAQTYGKPVQGHSAGAKQDQLNAFVAAGISSCHEPINPEQALDRLRLGLDLMIREGSIRRDLAGVAPVRKLTRESRRLTISTDGVTPSWLLHEGHLDGLGQKAVALGFDPLTVVQMLTLNAAEAFQRKDIGALAPGRRADILIVPELERFTPRLVLCRGKIEAENGRWSGREQFIPYRYPTAAGRSIPLAGVEAATFNYHTARSGAVRVRAIRPEIGSMVTHEEQVTLPIREGNILADAQQDVIKYVVFDRYGSGRISRGFLAGTGIRRGAWASTLNWECYQPTVIGLDEEEMAAACNRLLEIKGGIVVVDRGRIMAELPLPIGGVMAELDLVEILARESRIVEALTALGSKLDNPFFHYQTLAFTGLPFLRLTDKGLFDVRRRRLLPLEID, encoded by the coding sequence ATGCCGGCAATTAAGAGCTTGCGCCAACCCTTGTTCCGTGCTACTGAGGCTAGCAAAACGACCGCTTCGCGACCGATCAGGAACCCTTTCCCTCGTCCGCAGAAACCCGAAACCTCGCGAAGGCTTCAGTTGCTTCTCAAACCGGTGTCATTGAGTTCTTTCAGCGCCATGCCGAACCGCACCACCATCAGAAAACTGATCGCCACCGCCTTGGGCCGCGAAGCCGCCGACCTGGCGATTATCAATGCCCGCCTGGTTAATGTCTTCACCGCCGAGGTCATTCCTGAAACCACGATTACGGTCCGGGAAGGGAAAATCGCCGGCATCGGCCCCGCGCCCGCCGGTGCCATTACCGAACAAACCCAAGTCATCGATGCCGGCCATGATTTTGTCCTGCCGGGTTACATCGAGACCCACACCCACATCGCCAACGTCTTTCGCCTGCATGATTTCTGCGCCGCTGTGCTGCCTCGGGGCACGACCACGGTCATCAGCGAATGCACCGAACTTGGCAACAGCCTGGGGCAGCAGGGATTGCAGTGGCTTTTCGCGGAAGCCGAACGCCTACCCCTCGATTTCAGATTCACGGCGCCATGTTTCTCGCCACCATACCCTCAGTTTGAAAGCTGTTTTCCGATTTCTCCGGCTCAATACGAAGAACTTTTCCAACACCCGCGCCTCGCCGGGGTCGGGGAAGCTTACTGGCCCGAGATTCTCGCCGCCGACGACGAAACCCTTGAACTTCTCGCTCTGGCCCAAACTTACGGCAAACCGGTACAGGGACATTCCGCAGGCGCCAAACAAGATCAGCTCAACGCCTTTGTCGCGGCCGGCATCAGCTCCTGCCATGAACCGATCAATCCCGAGCAGGCGCTCGACCGGCTGCGCCTCGGCCTGGACCTGATGATTCGCGAAGGCAGCATCCGACGCGATCTCGCCGGCGTCGCCCCGGTTCGAAAACTGACCCGGGAAAGCCGACGGCTGACCATCTCCACCGACGGGGTCACCCCTTCCTGGCTCCTGCACGAAGGCCATCTCGACGGCCTCGGACAAAAGGCCGTCGCCCTCGGCTTTGACCCCCTGACCGTCGTCCAGATGCTGACCCTCAACGCCGCCGAGGCCTTTCAGAGAAAAGATATCGGCGCTTTGGCGCCGGGCCGCCGAGCCGACATCCTGATCGTCCCCGAACTGGAAAGATTCACTCCGCGTCTGGTTCTCTGCCGGGGCAAAATCGAGGCCGAAAACGGACGCTGGTCGGGTCGGGAGCAATTCATCCCCTACCGCTACCCCACCGCCGCCGGCCGTTCAATCCCCCTGGCCGGGGTCGAGGCCGCGACCTTCAACTACCACACCGCCCGCTCCGGCGCAGTCAGGGTTCGCGCCATTCGCCCGGAAATCGGCAGCATGGTAACCCATGAAGAACAGGTAACCCTGCCGATCAGGGAAGGAAATATCCTGGCCGATGCCCAACAGGATGTGATTAAATATGTGGTTTTTGACCGTTACGGCAGCGGCCGGATCAGCCGGGGTTTCCTGGCCGGTACCGGCATCAGGCGTGGGGCCTGGGCCTCGACCCTAAACTGGGAATGTTACCAGCCGACGGTCATCGGCCTTGATGAAGAGGAAATGGCGGCGGCCTGCAACCGTCTGCTGGAAATCAAAGGGGGCATCGTCGTCGTCGACCGGGGCCGAATCATGGCGGAACTACCGCTGCCGATCGGCGGCGTCATGGCTGAACTCGACCTGGTGGAGATTCTCGCCCGGGAATCCAGGATCGTCGAGGCCTTAACCGCACTCGGCTCAAAACTGGACAACCCTTTTTTTCATTACCAGACCCTGGCCTTTACCGGTCTGCCCTTTCTCCGCCTGACCGACAAAGGACTGTTCGATGTCCGCCGCCGCCGTCTGCTGCCTCTGGAGATCGACTGA
- a CDS encoding rubrerythrin family protein — protein sequence MSKTLENLRAAFAGESQANRKYLAFAEKAESDGFSQIARLFRAAAAAETIHAHAHLKAMGGVADTGANLREAVAGESHEFKDMYPGFIATAKAEGDKKALRMFEWANTVEEIHCGLYQEALVSYEQGNDLPVEDFWVCGVCGNTVSGKCPDKCEVCGVPGGKFDKID from the coding sequence ATGTCCAAGACTCTTGAAAACCTGCGGGCGGCGTTTGCCGGAGAAAGTCAGGCCAATCGTAAATATCTGGCCTTTGCGGAAAAGGCTGAAAGTGATGGTTTTTCCCAGATCGCCAGATTGTTCCGAGCCGCGGCCGCAGCTGAAACCATTCACGCCCATGCCCATTTGAAAGCCATGGGTGGGGTCGCCGATACCGGCGCCAATTTGCGGGAGGCGGTGGCCGGTGAAAGTCATGAATTTAAGGATATGTATCCCGGATTCATTGCGACGGCCAAAGCGGAAGGCGATAAAAAGGCCCTGCGTATGTTTGAGTGGGCCAACACGGTGGAAGAGATTCACTGCGGTCTTTATCAGGAAGCCCTGGTAAGTTATGAACAGGGGAACGATCTTCCGGTTGAGGATTTTTGGGTCTGCGGCGTCTGTGGCAATACGGTGAGTGGCAAATGTCCTGATAAATGTGAAGTCTGCGGTGTGCCGGGCGGTAAATTTGACAAGATCGACTGA
- a CDS encoding DUF4197 domain-containing protein yields MGSERKDLIGSKFCLKVLVFLGCFLGCGVGFAAGGNLLESGKDLLGRLGTSSSGASLERLSETEIGAGLKEALRIGSETVLTQLGQKDGFNDDALIHIPLPEKLEKVRSALAKVGCAGMLDELELRLNRAAENAAPKTRELFSTAIGELTLVDVKAIYQGPDDAATQYFRGKMTPALSATMAPVVEDSLAEVGAIQVYDEVMGQYRSLPFMPDVRQNLNDYVIEKGLDGIFYYLAREEAAIRSDPLKQTTSLLKRLFGQ; encoded by the coding sequence ATGGGGTCGGAGCGGAAAGATCTGATTGGTTCAAAGTTCTGCTTGAAGGTGTTGGTTTTTCTCGGATGCTTTCTGGGCTGCGGGGTCGGGTTTGCAGCCGGCGGTAATTTACTGGAGAGTGGTAAAGATCTGCTGGGCAGATTGGGGACGTCGTCTTCAGGAGCGTCTCTCGAACGCCTTTCTGAAACCGAAATCGGCGCTGGCCTCAAGGAAGCTCTGCGCATCGGCAGCGAAACAGTGCTTACGCAGCTGGGGCAAAAGGATGGTTTTAATGACGATGCGCTGATTCATATTCCGCTGCCGGAAAAACTGGAAAAGGTCAGGAGTGCCCTGGCGAAGGTCGGTTGCGCCGGCATGCTTGACGAGCTTGAGTTACGCCTGAATCGGGCCGCCGAAAACGCTGCTCCGAAAACCAGGGAACTGTTCAGTACCGCGATCGGTGAGCTGACGCTTGTCGATGTGAAAGCTATCTATCAGGGGCCGGATGATGCGGCAACTCAATATTTCCGCGGGAAAATGACCCCCGCCCTAAGCGCGACCATGGCCCCGGTGGTTGAAGACAGCCTTGCCGAGGTCGGCGCGATTCAGGTTTATGATGAGGTCATGGGACAATACCGGAGCCTGCCCTTCATGCCGGATGTCAGACAGAATCTTAATGATTACGTGATTGAAAAGGGGCTCGACGGTATCTTTTATTACCTGGCCCGGGAAGAAGCCGCGATTCGCTCAGACCCTCTCAAGCAGACGACTTCTCTGCTGAAACGTCTTTTCGGGCAGTAA
- a CDS encoding DUF4412 domain-containing protein, translating to MKPRKNYQFTIIAALLSVLWLAPVLPAAEFSADMETLVAGKTVSQGRIFIKGDLSRHEMNQEGRRMIIINRPDRGLAWTMMPQEKSYLEIAMENRDDEMMPENWSADLRLSANRRGTETINGIACDKYELVTEDEKVIYWIDPQNDLPVRVVSQDSEVNYRNVRPGPQSADLFEIPTGWRKISLPRLPGLTGSPQMPGMGDPR from the coding sequence ATGAAACCAAGAAAAAACTACCAGTTCACTATCATCGCCGCCTTACTTTCAGTTCTCTGGCTCGCCCCCGTTCTGCCGGCCGCCGAATTTTCCGCCGACATGGAAACCCTGGTCGCAGGCAAAACGGTTTCCCAGGGCCGGATTTTCATCAAAGGCGATCTCAGCCGCCATGAGATGAACCAGGAAGGACGCCGGATGATCATCATCAATCGCCCCGATCGAGGCCTGGCCTGGACCATGATGCCGCAGGAAAAAAGTTATCTGGAGATTGCGATGGAAAACCGCGATGATGAAATGATGCCCGAAAACTGGTCCGCCGATCTGCGCCTGAGCGCGAACCGGCGGGGCACGGAAACCATCAATGGTATCGCCTGCGATAAATATGAGCTGGTCACGGAAGACGAGAAGGTAATTTACTGGATCGATCCCCAAAATGATCTGCCGGTCCGGGTTGTCAGTCAAGACAGCGAAGTCAACTACCGCAATGTCCGTCCCGGCCCTCAGTCCGCCGATCTCTTTGAGATTCCAACCGGTTGGCGCAAGATCAGTCTCCCCCGGCTTCCCGGTCTGACGGGAAGCCCGCAAATGCCGGGAATGGGAGATCCGCGCTAA
- the lpxD gene encoding UDP-3-O-(3-hydroxymyristoyl)glucosamine N-acyltransferase, with protein MRFFRMRCTLAEIAAQIGGRVVGDETLVVTGINSLEAATPEQISFAEEKFLERAQGTRAGALLVPRPAAGLPSNLIICAQPFRAAGLLMREIDREAQALEPLIDERAVIGKDVGLGRKLYIGAGAIICDQVTIGDNCRIYPQTFIGKGVRLGCDCVLYPGVVIRENCQLGNRVIIHPNTVIGSDGFGFLQVGGGNLKIPQIGRVIIEDDVEIGALCTINRAALDETVVGRGTKIDDHVHLGHGVKVGHETIMCAQVGLAGSVRIGNQVMLGPRVGAANSITIGDRARLMAGTSAARDLPGDQDYGGIPAVPLKQSLRQLMAATHLPKDRGRLAALEQRVKELEKRLQEQS; from the coding sequence ATGAGGTTTTTTAGAATGCGCTGCACCCTTGCTGAAATTGCCGCTCAAATCGGCGGTCGGGTAGTCGGCGATGAGACCCTGGTGGTGACCGGCATTAACAGCCTGGAGGCAGCCACTCCCGAGCAGATCTCATTCGCCGAGGAAAAATTCCTGGAGCGGGCGCAAGGCACCCGGGCCGGCGCCCTGCTCGTCCCGCGGCCGGCTGCGGGCCTGCCCTCGAATCTGATTATCTGCGCCCAGCCCTTTCGCGCGGCCGGGCTCCTGATGCGGGAAATTGACCGGGAGGCCCAGGCGCTTGAGCCCCTGATTGACGAAAGGGCCGTTATCGGCAAGGACGTTGGCTTGGGCCGTAAGCTTTATATCGGCGCCGGCGCGATTATCTGTGATCAGGTAACTATCGGCGACAACTGCCGAATTTATCCGCAGACCTTCATCGGCAAGGGCGTCCGCCTCGGTTGTGACTGCGTGCTTTATCCGGGCGTGGTCATCCGCGAGAATTGTCAGCTGGGTAACCGGGTCATAATTCATCCCAACACGGTTATCGGCTCCGACGGTTTCGGTTTTCTCCAGGTCGGCGGCGGCAATCTCAAGATTCCCCAGATCGGCCGGGTGATCATCGAGGATGATGTTGAAATCGGCGCACTATGCACGATCAACCGGGCGGCACTGGACGAAACCGTCGTCGGCCGCGGCACCAAGATTGACGATCACGTTCATCTCGGCCATGGGGTCAAGGTCGGCCACGAAACCATCATGTGTGCCCAGGTCGGGCTTGCCGGCAGTGTCCGCATCGGCAACCAGGTGATGCTCGGCCCCCGGGTCGGCGCCGCGAACAGTATAACCATCGGCGACAGGGCCCGGCTGATGGCCGGCACCTCGGCGGCCCGCGACCTTCCCGGCGACCAGGATTACGGCGGCATTCCGGCCGTCCCCCTGAAACAGTCGCTGCGCCAGCTGATGGCGGCAACCCACCTGCCCAAAGACCGCGGCCGCCTCGCCGCCCTGGAACAGCGGGTCAAAGAACTGGAAAAACGACTGCAGGAGCAAAGCTGA
- a CDS encoding DUF3450 domain-containing protein encodes MKRKDLWLKAGLCLGICLRLSCSAPGFSVEVAPAATRQQLDVGVAETLELERKTEAARQQWEVDRQTLAERTHAMELEEKLLAVRLRKLDGYREQRLAEIGRLEEGLARMEDVGLRLEPFLDELVGRLEGLMGNDLPFALEERERRLEDLRESLDRYEVDLAEKLRRVMEVLRIEAGFGRGFEVGEETLSLAGVETTVRVLRLGRVALYYLTLDGRQAGWYNQRLKLWQPLTTAAGEAVKEALRMALKQRAFDLVRLPVVAEEKP; translated from the coding sequence ATGAAGCGAAAAGATCTTTGGTTGAAGGCCGGTTTATGCTTGGGGATCTGTCTGCGTCTGAGTTGCTCTGCACCGGGCTTTTCCGTGGAAGTGGCGCCGGCGGCGACCCGGCAACAGCTGGATGTCGGCGTGGCGGAAACCCTGGAACTTGAACGGAAAACCGAAGCGGCCCGGCAGCAGTGGGAAGTGGATCGACAGACGCTGGCGGAGCGGACCCATGCCATGGAACTGGAAGAGAAGTTGCTGGCGGTCCGCCTGCGCAAGCTGGACGGCTACCGGGAACAGCGGCTTGCGGAAATTGGCCGGCTGGAGGAGGGCTTGGCGCGGATGGAGGATGTCGGCCTGCGTCTGGAACCCTTTCTCGATGAGCTGGTCGGTCGTCTGGAGGGTCTTATGGGAAATGATCTGCCCTTCGCGCTGGAGGAAAGAGAACGGCGGCTGGAAGACCTGCGCGAAAGTCTGGATCGTTACGAGGTCGATCTGGCGGAAAAACTGCGCCGGGTGATGGAGGTTCTCAGGATTGAGGCCGGGTTTGGCCGAGGGTTTGAGGTCGGTGAGGAGACCCTGTCGTTGGCCGGAGTGGAAACCACGGTCAGGGTTCTGCGCCTGGGTCGGGTGGCGCTTTATTATCTGACCCTTGATGGTCGTCAGGCGGGTTGGTATAATCAAAGACTCAAGCTCTGGCAACCGCTGACGACGGCCGCCGGCGAGGCCGTCAAGGAAGCGCTGCGCATGGCTTTGAAACAGCGGGCTTTTGATCTGGTGCGCCTGCCGGTGGTGGCGGAGGAAAAACCATGA
- a CDS encoding DUF3450 family protein: MNFLVIPSRWWSLVGLSLCFLFLLGWPSALRAQTPDGGASTLLERALKQVEHEKQQAELQRRLTLSEIRERRQAALALVETAQARVAELKQRIAGRERELEELAQRQQELEQKSRLALHQLNELAGVVRTSGRDQLSLLENSPVSGDRRGRLLPLRELLERSAYPGMAEIRAIAELYLEEIEAGGRIHAATGEFISLDGQRTQGRVVRLGALTTIYRDDAGKSCGFAVYGPENDARLAVSKPGWRVAANLKKFIAGETTSVYLDFSGGDAVRRLALTQNAWERLRSGGILVWPILLVGLVALVFSLERFLFLGRVKSNTDRVMGQIIALVNAGDFQGCLELLKNRQGPVFRVLTAGLGARRADREVLENVMEEAILKELPRLEKFLPTLQVLAAIAPLLGLLGTVTGMINTFQVITIYGAGDPRMMSGGISEALITTKLGLMVAIPIILLHTWFSRRVDAIIGDMEEKTVSLSLALRREDERSQTEV, from the coding sequence ATGAATTTTCTGGTTATTCCTTCGCGTTGGTGGTCTCTGGTTGGTTTGTCCCTGTGTTTTTTGTTCCTGCTGGGTTGGCCGTCGGCGCTGCGCGCGCAAACTCCGGATGGTGGCGCTTCGACTTTACTGGAGCGGGCCCTGAAACAGGTTGAGCACGAAAAACAACAGGCTGAGCTTCAGCGCCGTTTGACCTTGAGTGAGATCAGGGAACGTCGGCAGGCCGCGCTGGCGTTAGTGGAAACGGCCCAGGCCCGGGTCGCCGAACTTAAACAAAGAATCGCCGGGCGCGAACGCGAGCTTGAAGAACTGGCCCAGCGGCAGCAGGAACTTGAACAGAAAAGTCGTCTGGCGCTGCATCAGCTCAATGAGTTGGCCGGAGTGGTGCGGACCAGCGGCCGTGATCAATTGAGTCTGCTTGAAAATTCGCCGGTTTCCGGGGACCGCCGGGGTCGGCTGTTGCCGCTGCGGGAATTGCTGGAGCGCAGCGCTTATCCGGGGATGGCGGAAATTCGCGCGATTGCCGAGCTTTATCTGGAAGAAATCGAAGCGGGCGGGCGGATCCATGCCGCAACCGGCGAGTTTATCTCGCTTGACGGACAGCGAACGCAGGGCCGGGTGGTTCGTCTGGGAGCCCTGACGACGATTTATCGGGACGACGCCGGCAAGAGTTGCGGTTTTGCCGTTTACGGTCCCGAAAACGATGCCCGGCTCGCCGTCTCGAAACCGGGTTGGCGGGTAGCCGCTAATCTGAAAAAATTCATCGCCGGTGAAACGACTTCGGTTTATCTTGATTTTTCCGGTGGAGACGCGGTTCGGCGTCTGGCTCTGACCCAGAATGCCTGGGAACGCCTGCGTTCCGGCGGCATTCTGGTCTGGCCGATTCTGCTGGTGGGGCTGGTGGCGCTGGTTTTCAGCCTGGAACGCTTTTTATTTCTCGGCCGGGTCAAAAGCAATACCGACCGGGTTATGGGGCAGATTATCGCGCTGGTTAACGCGGGTGATTTTCAGGGTTGCCTGGAGTTGTTGAAAAATCGCCAGGGCCCGGTTTTCCGGGTGCTGACCGCGGGGCTCGGAGCCCGCCGGGCGGACCGCGAGGTGCTGGAGAATGTTATGGAAGAGGCGATTCTGAAAGAATTGCCCCGGCTGGAAAAATTTCTTCCGACCCTGCAGGTGCTGGCCGCGATTGCCCCGTTGCTGGGGCTGCTCGGAACCGTGACCGGCATGATCAACACCTTTCAGGTGATCACCATTTATGGGGCCGGCGATCCCCGCATGATGTCGGGCGGAATCTCGGAAGCCTTGATTACCACTAAACTCGGTCTGATGGTCGCTATTCCGATTATTCTGCTCCATACCTGGTTCTCCCGGCGGGTTGACGCCATTATCGGGGATATGGAGGAAAAAACCGTCAGTCTCAGCCTGGCTTTGCGCCGTGAGGATGAAAGGTCGCAGACCGAGGTCTGA
- a CDS encoding MotA/TolQ/ExbB proton channel family protein, whose amino-acid sequence MQFFFEIFDYFHRGGPLMLPIILISLFMWVLIIQKLRSIWAVNQRDIDLGEALDAVRERRLVEDFFGTPLCHVVGHFVEAMTAIRRDNLALLNSLITSETERLGRHINYIYVLASLAPLLGLLGTVQGMIATFDAISIYGTGNPRALANGIAEALITTQSGLFVSIPGLFMAGFLQRRVFRIAQRLDEFRAGVMKELGEVHYD is encoded by the coding sequence ATGCAGTTCTTTTTTGAGATTTTTGATTATTTTCATCGGGGCGGCCCTCTGATGCTGCCGATTATCCTGATTTCCTTGTTCATGTGGGTTCTGATCATTCAGAAACTGCGCTCCATCTGGGCTGTCAATCAGCGGGATATCGATCTGGGAGAAGCCCTGGACGCGGTGCGGGAGCGTCGTCTGGTCGAGGATTTTTTCGGCACCCCGCTCTGTCATGTGGTGGGGCATTTCGTCGAAGCGATGACTGCGATCCGGCGGGATAATCTGGCCCTGCTCAATTCCTTGATCACGAGTGAAACCGAGCGCCTCGGGCGGCACATCAATTATATTTACGTCCTGGCTTCGCTTGCCCCGCTGCTGGGCCTGCTCGGTACGGTGCAGGGTATGATCGCGACCTTTGACGCGATTTCGATTTACGGCACCGGGAACCCCAGGGCCCTGGCCAACGGCATTGCCGAGGCTCTGATTACCACGCAAAGTGGTTTGTTTGTGTCCATCCCCGGTCTTTTTATGGCGGGTTTTCTGCAGCGCCGGGTTTTTCGCATTGCTCAGCGTTTGGATGAGTTTCGGGCTGGGGTGATGAAGGAGTTGGGAGAAGTTCATTATGATTAA